The Magnolia sinica isolate HGM2019 chromosome 3, MsV1, whole genome shotgun sequence genome includes the window TGTTTGGTACTGGAAGATGGGGCATCTGTAATCAGCATTCCTCATTCAATGATGCATTTCAgttcaaagaaagaaagaaagaaaaaagaaaaagaaaaagaaaaaaaagaacatgCAACAAAATGAGCTTACAGGTGTAGACAAGATTTCCCGCCAAGCCTCTCTTGCTGTTCCCCATAGCTTCCGAACAGGATATATCCCATTCACATTAAAATTCACTGGATCTTCTCTCCACGTAGTATATAACTCTGGGTACTTCTTCTTAGCGTCCACTGCCTCCAAATTCTGAATGTGATTATGAGGGgccatgcatacatgacaaaaaaaaagagatgaaacAAACAGGACACGAGCACAACGGACCATTTTTCATGCCTTCTAAGAAAAACAGGTGGACCTCCTTCAATGTGTCCAGGAAAACCAGCGGCGGTTCCCTCCCATCCCATATGAGTTCAGCACTTGACTGTATTAAACATCTTAGACTCAGAATAGATCAGCAAACCAGCTTGAATCTTAAGAAAGGCAACGATTCTCCAGTTTACTATGAGAGTAGTTATACGGTCCGGATGCATCAGGATGAGATTTTTAGCATAATCTGTACAAGTGGGCCCTTGTTgactgtaatcaacctatgtaatagactattagatggtGCTTGACTGTAATCAACCTAtgcaatagtctattacattgcgccTGTGGAAGTTTTATGCTcccattgccggtcccaagcatGGATAAAGGAGGGTcgtgtcaggttggcagccagtGTAAAACTTACACCAAAACTTCCAATATGAATCCAAACAACATGACATTCCAAGGTCATGCTACAGGGTTCCCTGTtacggcccttgatagagtggaatggaggaaAAGGATTCAGGTcactgaccccaattagttgggatacggcttagattatgatgatgatgagtccGTACAAGTGGGTTTATAGTTCCAGATcacaaccattgatatgatgcaCCCTGCTGTGGATGGGGAATGTTGTGGAAAAGATTCTAACCCTTTAAACAGTGGCCTATAAATACAGTTAAGAAAGAGATAAAGCAATTGTCTAGAAAAAATAAGGCCAAAGATCGGGTGGATATGATCTTCCAAGTTCCAAAACACCAACATAGAAGATTTTGGCATTCTCCTTCCAGGTGGTcaaatcagatcaacagtctggatctcaAAACCACGGGCCCAACTTGTATAGACTGGTCAATCAGGACCATGTACTTCCTCTTGCAGAGAAAGCAGGCCTTCTGATAGAAGCGTCTGAACCTTTGCACGAGAAATAGGACTAGCGAAACACTGATCAAATCTTAGATTGCTCAAGGCTTTCCGGCACTTCTCCGCCTGACTCACTCCAGTATCTGTTAAGAGAGATAAGTTTGAGCTTCCCTGCAGATAGATATTGACTCAGTTATCAACTGTATTGTGCTGCAGCCTACAACTACACTTGATCACCAGCTCATGTCACTAAGCTAAACTGAGATTCCAAAATAGTAGCTAAACTGAGATTCCAAAATAGTATCATGTCCCTAGAGGAGCTCAAAATTTAAGGGTGTGTTGGGATGCCCAGTTGAACTGAATTACAATTTCATTATAGAGGATTAGACCAAAGTTTCATGATTTCGGCTGCATTTGGCTAATTTATGcgctgtttggttgccacttaaaaaatgagttcatcttttAGTTAGCAGTAGTTATGTGTGAGCAATTTCgataaggattaaaaataatattgataACCCATAACTTATATAAACtatcatctctaatacataattattgttaactaaaatgagatgaaaaatgggggcaaccaaacagggcttaGTAAATAATCGAAAGTTTACAGGATTCTAAGAGCCAGCCCGAAATAGTAACATAAAAAAACATTAGGCACCTCATTAGAAAATGAGAAGAATTAGTGTTGAATATTGAGGATTTTACAGAATACTCAATGAACAATTCCTTCATTTCTTGTATAGATTCTAATTTAGCAAAGGATAACAGAAACAAAAACAACCAGAAAATCAATATCTTTTATGGCACTTCATAAGAAAAATGAAGTTAAGATGGCTCCAGTGGATGAGACAAAAACCCAATGTTAGAACCAACATTTAGAAGGTTCCGTGCCATGATCATGTCTGCCATAATGCTGAGAAGCAAACTAACCTGAATTCTGCTGTCTTGATTCCAAGAGCTAAGACCATGCCTCACAAGAGTCACCTTTTTTGAAGAAGACAAGGGTTCGTAAGTAAGAG containing:
- the LOC131241157 gene encoding probable 2-carboxy-D-arabinitol-1-phosphatase isoform X6: MTGGAYDFKGATTSLTYEPLSSSKKVTLVRHGLSSWNQDSRIQGSSNLSLLTDTGVSQAEKCRKALSNLRFDQCFASPISRAKSSAELIWDGREPPLVFLDTLKEVHLFFLEGMKNVDAKKKYPELYTTWREDPVNFNVNGIYPVRKLWGTAREAWREILSTPGENFLVVTHKSILRALICTALGLGPERFRAVDVNNGGICVFAFNSRGEAMLQSMNMTAHMYSDHVYDY
- the LOC131241157 gene encoding probable 2-carboxy-D-arabinitol-1-phosphatase isoform X3, producing the protein MGCASLIVSTPPHLGPSASTVQRSHRFPPRNRSPSVLPIRSSSNSDVVLAAADQLEKDASMTGGAYDFKGATTSLTYEPLSSSKKVTLVRHGLSSWNQDSRIQGSSNLSLLTDTGVSQAEKCRKALSNLRFDQCFASPISRAKSSAELIWDGREPPLVFLDTLKEVHLFFLEGMKNVDAKKKYPELYTTWREDPVNFNVNGIYPVRKLWGTAREAWREILSTPGENFLVVTHKSILRALICTALGLGPESRGEAMLQSMNMTAHMYSDHVYDY
- the LOC131241157 gene encoding probable 2-carboxy-D-arabinitol-1-phosphatase isoform X1, translating into MGCASLIVSTPPHLGPSASTVQRSHRFPPRNRSPSVLPIRSSSNSDVVLAAADQLEKDASMTGGAYDFKGATTSLTYEPLSSSKKVTLVRHGLSSWNQDSRIQGSSNLSLLTDTGVSQAEKCRKALSNLRFDQCFASPISRAKSSAELIWDGREPPLVFLDTLKEVHLFFLEGMKNVDAKKKYPELYTTWREDPVNFNVNGIYPVRKLWGTAREAWREILSTPGENFLVVTHKSILRALICTALGLGPERFRAVDVNNGGICVFAFNSRGEAMLQSMNMTAHMYSDHVYDY
- the LOC131241157 gene encoding probable 2-carboxy-D-arabinitol-1-phosphatase isoform X2, whose translation is MGCASLIVSTPPHLGPSASTVQRSHRFPPRNRSPSVLPIRSSSNSDVVLAADQLEKDASMTGGAYDFKGATTSLTYEPLSSSKKVTLVRHGLSSWNQDSRIQGSSNLSLLTDTGVSQAEKCRKALSNLRFDQCFASPISRAKSSAELIWDGREPPLVFLDTLKEVHLFFLEGMKNVDAKKKYPELYTTWREDPVNFNVNGIYPVRKLWGTAREAWREILSTPGENFLVVTHKSILRALICTALGLGPERFRAVDVNNGGICVFAFNSRGEAMLQSMNMTAHMYSDHVYDY